Proteins co-encoded in one Candidatus Krumholzibacteriia bacterium genomic window:
- the sufD gene encoding Fe-S cluster assembly protein SufD gives MSQQQPFSGGLDAWIEALSTNGGGWSADVRRAAAARYRELGLPGRKDEDWRQINLSAISAVERQVPEAPPAIEADALERFAIADLGAIRVVLVDGFLVPELSEISDLPSGVTIESLYGAAEAGRETALTGLRRDGGDRATGFEALNAAWFRDGVVLRIDADVKVERPLHVLHVSTRHDRPTVVHPRLVVAVGRSAELTVVEDHVALDGSDDFVNAVVDLQLDDNAQVDWVRVVRTGAEHLHVASIRSRQGRDSRLREHAMVVDGELVRQDVRAHLQGSNSEVVLNGLVVLDQRQVADNHTWVHHEVPYTRSEEVYRNVLDGKARGVFMGRVVVAEGAKGTDAQQNNANLLLSDEAQINTLPQLEIYNDDVKASHGATLGQLDRDGLFYLRSRGIDETTARGLLTFAFASTVVESMPLAALRRFARRSIFEHLPHEHLSEELV, from the coding sequence GTGAGTCAGCAGCAACCCTTCTCGGGCGGACTCGACGCCTGGATCGAGGCCCTGTCGACGAACGGCGGTGGCTGGAGCGCCGACGTCCGCCGTGCCGCCGCGGCGCGCTACCGCGAACTTGGGCTGCCCGGCCGCAAGGACGAAGACTGGCGCCAGATCAACCTGAGCGCGATCTCGGCGGTCGAACGTCAGGTGCCCGAGGCGCCGCCCGCGATCGAAGCCGATGCGCTGGAGCGGTTCGCGATCGCCGATCTCGGCGCGATCCGCGTGGTTCTGGTCGACGGCTTCCTCGTGCCCGAGCTCAGCGAGATCAGCGATCTACCGTCCGGCGTCACGATCGAGAGCCTGTACGGGGCAGCCGAGGCCGGGCGCGAAACCGCGCTGACCGGACTGCGTCGCGACGGCGGGGATCGGGCGACCGGCTTCGAAGCCCTGAATGCGGCGTGGTTTCGCGACGGAGTCGTCTTGCGGATCGACGCCGACGTGAAGGTCGAGCGACCCCTGCACGTGCTGCACGTCAGCACGAGGCACGACCGCCCGACCGTCGTGCATCCTCGCCTGGTGGTGGCCGTCGGCCGCAGTGCCGAATTGACGGTGGTGGAGGACCACGTGGCTCTCGACGGGAGCGACGATTTCGTGAATGCGGTGGTCGACCTGCAGCTCGACGACAACGCACAGGTCGACTGGGTCCGTGTGGTGCGGACCGGTGCCGAGCACCTGCACGTGGCCTCGATCCGATCGCGGCAGGGCCGGGACAGTCGTCTGCGCGAGCACGCGATGGTCGTCGACGGCGAACTCGTGCGCCAGGACGTGCGCGCACACCTGCAGGGCAGCAACAGCGAAGTCGTCCTCAACGGCTTGGTCGTCCTCGACCAGCGTCAGGTGGCCGACAACCACACGTGGGTCCACCACGAGGTCCCCTACACACGCAGCGAAGAAGTCTACCGCAACGTTCTGGACGGCAAGGCCCGCGGTGTGTTCATGGGGCGCGTCGTCGTGGCCGAAGGCGCGAAGGGGACCGACGCCCAGCAGAACAACGCGAACCTTCTGCTGAGTGACGAAGCGCAGATCAACACCCTGCCGCAGCTGGAGATCTACAACGACGACGTCAAGGCCAGTCACGGAGCGACCCTGGGGCAGCTCGATCGGGACGGTCTGTTCTACCTGCGCAGCCGCGGCATCGACGAGACCACCGCGCGTGGCCTGCTGACCTTCGCCTTTGCCAGCACCGTGGTCGAGTCCATGCCGCTGGCGGCGCTGCGTCGTTTCGCTCGGCGTAGTATCTTCGAGCACCTGCCCCACGAACACCTGAGCGAGGAGCTCGTGTGA
- a CDS encoding Rrf2 family transcriptional regulator — protein sequence MILTAQEEFGLRCALTIARAGTDDSGQPASVTLGQIAESEGLTPAYAGKIMRLLVQAGLVESTRGRSGGYRLARAAESISADEVVHALGGKFYDGEICSRSASGEGLCVHNNDCAVRSLWTGLQTMVDVFLSRITLRDLAVDEATMQRTVTVVRESLDQDPTDAVGVTSDDVQEGVR from the coding sequence GTGATCCTGACGGCGCAGGAAGAATTCGGACTCCGTTGCGCGCTCACGATCGCGCGCGCGGGGACCGACGACAGCGGCCAGCCGGCCTCGGTCACGCTCGGTCAGATCGCCGAGTCCGAGGGACTGACCCCGGCCTACGCCGGCAAGATCATGCGCCTGCTGGTCCAGGCGGGACTGGTCGAGAGCACGCGGGGCCGGAGCGGTGGTTACCGCCTGGCGCGCGCGGCAGAGAGCATCTCGGCGGACGAGGTGGTCCACGCCCTCGGCGGCAAGTTCTACGATGGCGAGATCTGCTCGCGGTCGGCCTCGGGCGAGGGTCTCTGCGTGCACAACAACGATTGCGCGGTGCGGTCGCTCTGGACCGGATTGCAGACCATGGTCGACGTCTTCCTGTCCCGGATCACTCTCCGGGACCTGGCGGTCGACGAGGCCACGATGCAGCGCACGGTCACCGTCGTGCGCGAGAGCCTGGATCAGGACCCGACCGACGCGGTCGGCGTGACGTCCGACGACGTGCAGGAGGGAGTGCGATGA
- the hemB gene encoding porphobilinogen synthase, with protein sequence MLHLPQRPRRNRKNEVVRSSHRETWVGPQHFVYPLFLHAGSGKQPIESMPGSDRHDLDTLLDEVGKARELGVKSVVLFPAVEESLKNPTGDESYNPEGLIPRAIRRVKESFDDVMVFTDVALDPYNSDGHDGIVRDGRILNDETVEVLCKQALAQARSGADVIAPSDMMDGRIGAIREALDDDGFTEVSILSYCAKYASSFYGPFRDALDSAPKAGDKKTYQMDPANVRETLREIELDEDEGADYLMVKPAGPYLDVIRFMREATTLPVAAYQVSGEYAMLKAAAANGWLDERATVLESLLAIRRAGADVIFTYFAVQAAEYLRQG encoded by the coding sequence ATGCTGCACCTGCCCCAGCGCCCCCGCCGCAATCGCAAGAACGAGGTCGTCCGGTCGTCGCACCGCGAGACCTGGGTCGGTCCCCAGCACTTCGTCTATCCGCTCTTCCTGCACGCGGGCAGTGGCAAGCAGCCCATCGAGAGCATGCCGGGCAGCGACCGCCACGACCTCGACACTCTGCTCGACGAGGTGGGCAAGGCGCGCGAACTGGGCGTGAAGAGCGTGGTGCTCTTCCCCGCCGTCGAGGAATCGCTCAAGAATCCGACCGGCGACGAGTCCTACAATCCCGAGGGCCTGATCCCGCGGGCGATCCGCCGGGTGAAGGAGAGCTTCGACGACGTCATGGTCTTCACCGACGTCGCACTCGACCCCTACAACTCCGACGGCCACGACGGCATCGTGCGCGACGGCCGGATCCTGAACGACGAGACGGTCGAGGTGCTCTGCAAGCAGGCGCTGGCCCAGGCGCGCTCCGGCGCCGACGTGATCGCGCCGAGCGACATGATGGACGGCCGCATCGGCGCGATCCGCGAAGCGCTCGACGATGACGGCTTCACCGAGGTGTCGATCCTCAGCTACTGCGCCAAGTACGCCTCGAGCTTCTACGGACCGTTCCGCGACGCGCTCGACTCGGCACCGAAGGCGGGCGACAAGAAGACCTACCAGATGGATCCGGCCAACGTGCGCGAGACCCTGCGCGAGATCGAGCTCGACGAGGACGAGGGCGCCGACTACCTGATGGTGAAGCCGGCCGGGCCGTACCTCGACGTGATCCGCTTCATGCGCGAGGCGACCACGCTCCCGGTGGCCGCTTACCAGGTCAGTGGGGAGTACGCCATGCTGAAGGCCGCGGCGGCCAACGGCTGGCTCGACGAGCGTGCCACGGTGCTCGAATCGTTGCTGGCGATCCGCCGCGCCGGAGCCGACGTCATCTTCACGTACTTCGCGGTGCAGGCCGCCGAGTATCTCCGTCAGGGATAG
- the sufC gene encoding Fe-S cluster assembly ATPase SufC: MLKIENLQAAIDGKAILRGVDLEVNAGEIHAIMGPNGSGKSTLASVLCGREEFEVTGGSVAFEGQDLLELDPEERAALGMFLGFQYPVEIPGVSNTYFLKAAVDAQRKARGEEEMDAADFLRLLKERAAQLQLDPSLLNRPVNVGFSGGEKKRNEILQMAVLEPKLAILDETDSGLDIDALKIVADGVNRLRDPERATIIVTHYQRLLEYIVPDYVHVLQNGRITKSGDRQLALELEEKGYAWVGAEA, from the coding sequence ATGCTGAAGATCGAGAACCTCCAGGCCGCCATCGATGGCAAGGCCATCCTGCGGGGAGTCGACCTCGAGGTGAACGCCGGCGAGATCCACGCGATCATGGGGCCGAACGGCTCGGGGAAGAGCACCCTGGCCAGCGTCCTGTGCGGACGCGAGGAGTTCGAGGTCACCGGGGGCTCGGTGGCGTTCGAGGGCCAGGACCTGCTCGAACTCGACCCCGAGGAGCGCGCGGCGCTGGGCATGTTCCTGGGCTTCCAGTACCCGGTCGAGATCCCCGGCGTGAGCAACACCTACTTCCTGAAGGCGGCCGTCGACGCGCAGCGCAAGGCGCGCGGCGAGGAAGAGATGGACGCGGCCGACTTCCTGCGTCTGCTCAAGGAGCGCGCCGCGCAGCTGCAGCTCGACCCGTCGCTGCTCAACCGGCCCGTCAACGTGGGCTTCAGCGGTGGCGAGAAGAAGCGCAACGAGATCCTGCAGATGGCCGTGCTCGAACCCAAGCTGGCCATCCTCGACGAGACCGACTCGGGTCTGGACATCGACGCGCTGAAGATCGTGGCCGATGGTGTCAACCGTCTGCGCGACCCCGAACGCGCCACGATCATCGTCACGCACTACCAGCGTCTCCTGGAGTACATCGTGCCCGACTACGTGCACGTGCTGCAGAACGGTCGCATCACGAAGAGCGGCGATCGCCAACTCGCGCTGGAACTCGAAGAGAAGGGCTACGCCTGGGTCGGCGCCGAGGCCTGA
- a CDS encoding leucyl aminopeptidase family protein, with product MVELKHVSPDAKAELEGSEFDCVIAVGPMKEFGDHPEIQAHLDAAAAVDARSDHLVTLRRADDLAGRRLVMAPTGQLDRDFDDVRRFGDAALRGIQRAREAGARKPLLVVAGVPSDPVYGNAQAVSVLQALGALWEPLEAREALGEADVEPMEMLGFVADRDGDAIRDRIRAVEAGRRLARDLGGTEPERMAPPRFAELCEAAFAGSNVEVEIVSDRATLEREYPLMMAVGRASMQVERHHPRVIRLEYQGSGPIERTILLAGKGVVYDTGGADIKAGGHMAGMSRDKGGAAAVAGFVKTVSELAPANVRVIAEIGAVRNSVGEDCFVSDEIITSHAGIRVRIGNTDAEGRLVLADCLSHLREKAVDAENPMLFSAATLTGHAALAAGPNTIAVENGAARAQSIGARLSEAGDLWGDTFEVNRSRREDFEFIAPRSKADDVLSCNNKPSSATPRGHQFPMAFLVVAAGLSDHGLRSERPLPFTHLDVAGSATEGGDWQHGRPTGAPIPALAAALLE from the coding sequence GTGGTCGAACTCAAGCACGTTTCGCCCGATGCCAAGGCCGAACTCGAGGGCTCCGAATTCGACTGCGTGATCGCGGTCGGACCCATGAAGGAGTTCGGCGACCATCCCGAGATCCAGGCCCACCTCGACGCCGCCGCGGCCGTCGACGCGCGCAGCGACCATCTGGTCACCCTTCGTCGTGCCGACGATCTGGCGGGGCGGCGTCTGGTCATGGCTCCCACCGGCCAGCTCGACCGCGACTTCGACGACGTTCGCCGCTTCGGTGACGCCGCCCTGCGCGGGATCCAGCGCGCGCGCGAGGCCGGGGCCCGCAAACCACTCCTGGTCGTGGCCGGAGTCCCGTCCGACCCGGTCTACGGCAACGCCCAGGCCGTGTCGGTCCTCCAGGCCCTCGGTGCTCTCTGGGAGCCGCTGGAGGCACGCGAGGCCCTCGGCGAAGCCGACGTCGAACCCATGGAGATGCTCGGGTTCGTCGCCGACCGCGACGGAGACGCGATCCGCGATCGGATCCGGGCCGTCGAGGCCGGCCGCCGGCTCGCCCGCGATCTCGGAGGCACCGAGCCCGAACGTATGGCACCGCCCCGGTTCGCCGAACTGTGCGAGGCCGCCTTCGCGGGATCGAACGTCGAGGTCGAGATCGTCTCGGACCGCGCCACGCTCGAACGCGAGTATCCGCTCATGATGGCCGTGGGGCGCGCCTCGATGCAGGTCGAACGCCACCACCCGCGTGTGATCCGCCTCGAGTACCAGGGTTCGGGACCGATCGAGCGCACGATCCTGTTGGCCGGCAAGGGCGTCGTCTACGACACCGGCGGAGCCGACATCAAGGCCGGAGGCCACATGGCCGGCATGAGCCGCGACAAGGGCGGCGCCGCCGCCGTGGCCGGCTTCGTGAAGACGGTCTCGGAACTCGCTCCTGCGAACGTACGCGTGATCGCCGAGATCGGTGCGGTGCGCAACAGCGTCGGCGAGGACTGCTTCGTGAGCGACGAGATCATCACCAGCCATGCCGGCATCCGCGTACGCATCGGCAACACCGACGCCGAGGGACGCCTGGTCCTGGCCGACTGCCTCAGCCACCTGCGCGAGAAGGCCGTCGACGCCGAGAACCCCATGCTGTTCAGCGCCGCCACCCTGACCGGCCACGCCGCGCTGGCGGCCGGCCCGAACACCATTGCCGTCGAGAACGGCGCCGCCCGCGCGCAGAGCATCGGCGCCCGCCTGAGCGAGGCCGGGGATCTGTGGGGCGACACCTTCGAGGTCAACCGCTCGCGGCGCGAGGATTTCGAGTTCATCGCTCCGCGCAGCAAGGCCGACGACGTACTCAGCTGCAACAACAAGCCCAGCTCGGCGACGCCGCGCGGTCATCAGTTCCCCATGGCGTTCCTGGTGGTCGCCGCGGGTCTGTCCGACCACGGGTTGCGCAGCGAGCGTCCGCTCCCCTTCACGCATCTCGACGTGGCCGGAAGCGCGACCGAAGGTGGCGACTGGCAGCACGGCCGCCCCACCGGCGCTCCGATCCCGGCACTCGCCGCGGCGTTGCTCGAGTAG
- the sufB gene encoding Fe-S cluster assembly protein SufB — MTDNRQIEELARREYEHGWETEIESERAPKGLSADIVRLISQKKGEPDWLLEWRLKALEQFFAMQEPNWAHVNYPPVDLQDIYYYSAPKKKPTLESLDEVDPKLLETFDKLGIPLEEQKMLTGVAVDAVFDSVSVKTTFREKLAEAGVIFCSFSEAVQDHPELVKKYLGSVVPTTDNYFASLNSAVFTDGSFVFVPKGTRCPMELSTYFRINDRETGQFERTLIVAEEGAYVSYLEGCTAPQRDENQLHAAVVELVALDDAEIKYSTVQNWYPGDEEGKGGIYNFVTKRGACRGKNSKISWTQVETGSAVTWKYPSCILQGDNSVGEFYSVALTNNAQQADTGTKMVHIGKNTKSTIISKGISAGAAQNSYRGLVKVNKGADGARNFSQCDSLLIGDRCGAHTFPYIESKNPTAQIEHEATTSKIGDDQLFYCRQRGLSEEDAVSMIVNGFCKEVFNELPMEFAVEAGKLLAVSLEGAVG; from the coding sequence ATGACCGACAACCGTCAGATCGAGGAACTCGCCCGCCGCGAGTACGAGCACGGTTGGGAGACCGAGATCGAGTCCGAACGGGCTCCGAAGGGCCTCAGTGCGGACATCGTGCGCCTGATCTCGCAGAAGAAGGGCGAACCCGACTGGCTGCTCGAATGGCGTCTCAAGGCGCTCGAGCAGTTCTTCGCCATGCAGGAACCGAACTGGGCGCACGTGAACTATCCGCCGGTGGATCTCCAGGACATCTACTACTACTCGGCTCCCAAGAAGAAGCCGACGCTCGAGAGCCTGGACGAGGTCGACCCGAAGCTGCTCGAGACCTTCGACAAGCTCGGGATTCCGCTCGAGGAGCAGAAGATGCTGACCGGCGTCGCCGTCGACGCCGTGTTCGACTCGGTGAGCGTGAAGACGACCTTCCGGGAGAAACTCGCCGAGGCCGGCGTGATCTTCTGCAGCTTCAGCGAGGCGGTGCAGGACCACCCCGAGCTGGTGAAGAAGTACCTGGGCAGCGTGGTGCCGACCACGGACAACTACTTCGCGTCGCTGAACAGTGCCGTGTTCACCGACGGCAGCTTCGTGTTCGTTCCCAAGGGCACCCGGTGCCCCATGGAGCTGTCGACCTACTTCCGGATCAACGACCGCGAGACGGGCCAGTTCGAGCGCACCCTGATCGTGGCCGAGGAGGGTGCCTACGTCAGCTACCTCGAGGGCTGCACCGCGCCGCAGCGCGACGAGAACCAGCTGCACGCCGCGGTGGTGGAGCTGGTGGCCCTCGACGACGCCGAGATCAAGTACTCCACGGTGCAGAACTGGTACCCGGGCGACGAAGAGGGCAAGGGCGGCATCTACAACTTCGTCACCAAGCGCGGTGCGTGCCGCGGCAAGAACTCCAAGATCAGTTGGACGCAGGTCGAGACCGGCAGCGCCGTCACCTGGAAGTATCCGAGCTGCATCCTGCAGGGCGACAACTCGGTGGGCGAGTTCTACTCGGTGGCCCTGACCAACAACGCCCAGCAGGCCGACACCGGCACCAAGATGGTGCACATCGGCAAGAACACGAAGTCCACGATCATCTCGAAGGGGATCAGCGCCGGGGCGGCGCAGAACAGCTACCGCGGCCTGGTCAAGGTGAACAAGGGCGCCGACGGCGCGCGCAACTTCTCGCAGTGCGACTCGCTGCTGATCGGCGATCGGTGCGGTGCGCACACCTTCCCCTACATCGAGAGCAAGAATCCCACCGCGCAGATCGAGCACGAGGCCACCACGAGCAAGATCGGCGACGACCAGCTCTTCTACTGCCGGCAGCGCGGTCTCAGCGAGGAGGACGCGGTGTCGATGATCGTCAACGGCTTCTGCAAGGAAGTCTTCAACGAACTCCCCATGGAGTTCGCGGTCGAGGCGGGCAAGCTGCTCGCCGTGAGTCTCGAAGGCGCCGTGGGCTGA
- a CDS encoding cysteine desulfurase, with protein sequence MNQVRPESTPPVQDAANDYDVTAVRAEFPQLARTIHGRRLVYLDSAATAQRPRTVLDAMHEYHTHCNANVHRGLYTLSEEATAKYEAVRGTLARFTGVDDPRRVVFGRGCTEAINLVAHSYLAPRLRPGDEILVTEMEHHSNIVPWQLVAEEKGAKVVAAPIDDRGELVLEEVERRLNDRTRLLAFNHVSNALGTINPVATLVELAHSQGVPVLVDGAQGGPHAPIDIDGWDVDFYTVSGHKVYGPTGVGALVAKWEHLESMPPWHGGGDMIRRVSFEGTTYADPPQRFEAGTPPIAAVIGLGAAVEFVESIGHDALGEHERQVLEYGTQRLLELEGVRLFGEAREKSPVLSFVLEGIHAQDVATLLDEEGVAVRAGHHCTQPLWDHFGVPATIRASFGCYSDRDDVDRLVEALQKVRKIFAA encoded by the coding sequence GTGAACCAGGTCCGACCCGAATCGACCCCGCCCGTCCAGGACGCCGCGAACGACTACGACGTCACGGCGGTCCGGGCCGAGTTCCCCCAGCTCGCGCGGACGATCCACGGACGACGGCTGGTGTACCTGGACAGCGCAGCGACGGCGCAGCGGCCGCGCACCGTGCTCGACGCCATGCACGAGTACCACACCCACTGCAACGCGAACGTGCATCGCGGTCTGTACACGCTGTCCGAGGAGGCCACGGCGAAGTACGAGGCCGTGCGGGGGACGTTGGCCCGGTTCACCGGTGTGGACGATCCACGCCGCGTGGTGTTCGGCCGCGGGTGCACCGAGGCGATCAATCTGGTCGCCCACTCCTATCTGGCGCCGCGTCTTCGACCCGGTGACGAGATCCTGGTGACCGAGATGGAGCACCACTCGAACATCGTTCCCTGGCAGCTCGTTGCCGAGGAGAAGGGTGCGAAGGTGGTCGCGGCTCCGATCGACGACCGCGGGGAGCTGGTGCTCGAGGAGGTCGAGCGCCGGCTGAACGACCGTACGCGGCTGCTCGCCTTCAACCATGTCTCGAACGCGCTCGGGACGATCAATCCCGTGGCCACTCTGGTCGAACTGGCCCACTCCCAGGGTGTGCCGGTGCTGGTCGACGGGGCACAGGGTGGACCGCACGCGCCGATCGACATCGACGGCTGGGACGTCGACTTCTACACCGTGAGTGGGCACAAGGTCTACGGGCCCACCGGTGTGGGAGCCCTGGTCGCGAAGTGGGAGCACCTCGAGTCCATGCCGCCCTGGCACGGTGGGGGCGACATGATCCGGCGGGTCAGCTTCGAGGGCACCACCTATGCCGATCCACCGCAACGCTTCGAGGCGGGTACGCCGCCGATCGCGGCGGTGATCGGTCTGGGCGCCGCCGTGGAGTTCGTCGAATCCATCGGCCACGATGCCCTGGGCGAGCACGAGCGCCAGGTGCTCGAGTACGGTACGCAGCGGTTGCTGGAACTCGAGGGTGTGCGTTTGTTCGGCGAGGCTCGCGAGAAGAGCCCGGTGCTGTCGTTCGTGCTCGAGGGCATTCACGCCCAGGACGTGGCCACTCTTCTCGACGAGGAGGGCGTGGCCGTTCGCGCCGGGCACCACTGCACCCAGCCGCTGTGGGACCACTTCGGCGTGCCGGCGACCATCCGTGCTTCGTTCGGTTGCTACAGCGATCGTGACGACGTCGATCGCCTGGTCGAAGCCCTGCAGAAGGTCCGCAAGATCTTCGCGGCCTGA
- the lexA gene encoding transcriptional repressor LexA — MTPPRRRELTARQEDVLRTLVRWMREHGYPPTMRELGQAVGLSSTRSVSDHLVRLEEMGFIRRRRDRSRAIEILREPADASPSVHGSPVLSDDRVEVPIVGEVAAGSPILAAENVDGMLTVDSGLVRDSRSYFLRVRGESMVEAHICDGDLVLIQPQQEARNGEIVVVLIDDDATLKRFYRRDGYIELKPENEGMASIIVTPEMGEVRVLGRPVGVWRSI, encoded by the coding sequence GTGACACCTCCCCGTCGCCGCGAGCTCACCGCACGTCAGGAAGACGTCCTGCGCACCCTGGTGCGCTGGATGCGCGAACACGGCTATCCGCCCACCATGCGCGAACTCGGCCAGGCCGTCGGTCTGTCGAGCACGCGCAGCGTGTCGGACCACCTGGTCCGCCTCGAGGAAATGGGGTTCATCCGCCGCCGTCGGGACCGCTCCCGGGCGATCGAGATCCTGCGGGAACCCGCGGACGCATCTCCGAGCGTCCACGGTTCGCCCGTACTCTCGGACGACCGGGTCGAGGTTCCGATCGTGGGGGAGGTTGCGGCGGGGAGCCCCATCCTCGCGGCGGAGAACGTCGACGGAATGCTGACCGTCGACTCGGGTCTGGTCCGCGATAGCCGGTCGTACTTCCTGCGGGTCCGCGGCGAGTCGATGGTGGAGGCCCACATCTGCGACGGCGATCTGGTGCTGATCCAGCCCCAGCAGGAGGCCCGCAACGGGGAGATCGTCGTGGTGCTGATCGACGACGACGCCACACTCAAGCGCTTCTACCGGCGGGACGGCTACATCGAGCTGAAGCCCGAGAACGAGGGCATGGCCAGCATCATCGTCACCCCCGAGATGGGCGAGGTCCGGGTGCTCGGTCGTCCGGTCGGGGTGTGGAGATCGATCTAG
- a CDS encoding SufE family protein produces the protein MDYEELESNLLFFDDWSDRYQYIIGLGAKLPPLPEDYHTDKYRVEGCMSQVWLKTDIVQENGQKKLRFNADSDSAIVKGLFAVLRTLFSDKTPEEILAVDLDAAFERIGLDRHLSPNRRNGFYAMIEEMRRSAAVVRSMG, from the coding sequence GTGGACTACGAAGAACTCGAGAGCAATCTGCTGTTCTTCGACGACTGGAGCGATCGCTACCAGTACATCATCGGGCTGGGGGCGAAACTGCCGCCCCTGCCCGAGGACTACCACACCGACAAGTACCGCGTTGAAGGGTGCATGAGTCAGGTCTGGTTGAAGACCGACATCGTGCAGGAGAACGGTCAGAAGAAGCTGCGGTTCAACGCCGACAGCGACTCGGCGATCGTCAAGGGGCTCTTCGCCGTTCTGCGGACGCTGTTCAGCGACAAGACCCCCGAAGAGATCCTGGCCGTGGACCTCGACGCCGCCTTCGAGCGCATCGGACTCGACCGCCACCTCTCGCCGAACCGGCGCAACGGTTTCTACGCGATGATCGAGGAGATGCGGCGATCGGCGGCGGTGGTCAGATCCATGGGCTGA
- a CDS encoding calcineurin-like phosphoesterase family protein, giving the protein MTRTLRTLCVLALVSCAPTAVTAAETARGHVYVDADADGRRDTGEAGLADVAVSNGHRVVTTDAQGRWQLEVEEGDVIFVVKPSGYRTQLAPNGVPRFYHVHRPEGTPAELDLAYPGLAPTGPLPDSIDFGLVPVDEPESFDVILFADTQPQSHVELDYIREDVLNELAGTDAAFGMTLGDFLYDDLSLFPRYLDLLGALGVPWYNVPGNHELNFLSPDDEHSLATFQRYLGPTTYSFTYGRAHFVVLDDVVYRGTSRGEEDAPVRGAGGYYGGLSERQLDWLEADLALVPGDHLVVVTMHIPLRSHVDPEAPYINVLDRDRLFRILGERDHVLSFAGHTHLVEHHHFDESDDWPGDEPLHHHVLATVCGSWWTGPHDERGVPVTVQRDGVPNGYTILSIDANEAVAHYRAAGHPADHQMRIGFDRAYHQLGVALLESYRPGELQVGPLLFDELPSTDVYVNLFNGGPRSRVAMRVDDGPWVEMEREVREDPWVLEHMARHADSMKGWVGPVATTHLWFADLPTEGLDAGVHRIEVRATDEYGTEHRGHRIFEVRR; this is encoded by the coding sequence ATGACCAGAACGCTGCGCACCCTGTGCGTGCTCGCCCTCGTGTCCTGTGCCCCCACCGCGGTCACCGCGGCCGAGACCGCCCGCGGCCACGTGTACGTCGACGCCGATGCCGACGGCCGCCGTGACACCGGCGAGGCCGGACTCGCCGACGTGGCCGTGAGCAACGGCCATCGCGTGGTCACCACCGACGCACAGGGGCGATGGCAACTCGAGGTCGAGGAGGGCGACGTGATCTTCGTCGTCAAGCCGAGCGGCTACCGCACGCAGCTCGCGCCGAACGGCGTGCCGCGCTTCTACCACGTGCACCGGCCCGAGGGCACGCCCGCCGAACTCGATCTGGCGTATCCGGGCCTGGCGCCCACCGGCCCTCTGCCCGATTCCATCGACTTCGGTCTGGTGCCCGTGGACGAACCCGAATCCTTCGACGTGATCCTCTTCGCCGACACCCAGCCGCAGAGCCACGTCGAACTCGACTACATCCGCGAGGACGTGTTGAACGAGCTGGCGGGTACCGACGCCGCGTTCGGCATGACCCTGGGCGACTTCCTCTACGACGACCTCTCGCTGTTCCCGCGCTACCTCGATCTGCTCGGGGCCCTGGGCGTGCCCTGGTACAACGTCCCCGGCAACCACGAGCTGAACTTCCTGTCGCCCGACGACGAGCACTCGCTCGCGACCTTCCAGCGCTACCTCGGTCCGACGACCTATTCGTTCACCTACGGCCGTGCCCACTTCGTCGTGCTCGACGACGTGGTCTACCGTGGCACGAGCCGCGGCGAAGAGGACGCTCCCGTGCGGGGTGCCGGCGGCTATTACGGCGGATTGTCCGAGCGTCAACTCGACTGGCTCGAAGCCGACCTGGCGCTGGTTCCCGGCGATCACCTCGTCGTGGTGACCATGCACATCCCCCTGCGCAGCCACGTCGATCCCGAAGCGCCGTACATCAACGTGCTCGATCGCGATCGGCTGTTCAGGATCCTCGGCGAGCGCGACCACGTGCTCTCGTTCGCCGGCCACACGCATCTCGTGGAGCACCACCACTTCGACGAGTCCGACGATTGGCCGGGCGACGAGCCGCTGCACCATCACGTGCTGGCCACCGTCTGCGGGAGCTGGTGGACCGGCCCGCACGACGAGCGCGGCGTGCCCGTGACCGTGCAGCGCGACGGCGTGCCGAACGGCTACACGATCCTGTCGATCGACGCCAACGAGGCGGTGGCACACTACCGCGCGGCGGGGCACCCAGCCGATCACCAGATGCGGATCGGCTTCGACCGCGCCTACCACCAACTCGGTGTGGCGCTGCTCGAGTCCTACCGTCCCGGCGAGCTGCAGGTCGGTCCCTTGCTCTTCGACGAACTGCCCTCGACCGACGTGTACGTGAACCTGTTCAACGGTGGTCCGCGCTCACGCGTCGCGATGCGTGTCGACGACGGTCCCTGGGTCGAGATGGAGCGTGAGGTGCGGGAGGATCCCTGGGTGCTCGAGCACATGGCCCGCCACGCCGACAGCATGAAGGGTTGGGTGGGACCGGTCGCGACCACGCACTTGTGGTTCGCCGATCTTCCCACCGAAGGTCTCGATGCCGGCGTCCACCGGATCGAGGTGCGGGCGACCGACGAGTACGGGACCGAGCACCGGGGGCACAGGATCTTCGAGGTGCGGCGCTGA